ATAAgcaaataattagatatataaaagGGGGCCCTATACTCAGAAACCACTTCAGTTTAGGATGATTGTTCTTAGAGGTTACAGATCTGTAATATAGTTAGATGTGCATCGCACATAGGTTAAACTTTTTTTTACCTGAAATATCTGTCTCTCTAGACTGGAAGGGTTTGAAAAGGTTATTGCTGTCTCTCCTATCTAgactaaaatgtaaacataaaaaatCTCCAGTGATTCATAAAACTGAGATGTAATTCTCTTTTACATAATGACTTTGtcttattaaataatttattctttttcagACATGATCTAAAATCAGGCCACCTGCAGCATGTTGTTTCTCCAACTCCTCGTGGAACGGTTTGTATAATTCATTGtctcattaaaatgttttttgaaatataattttatgcttattttcaAATTACTCAAACATCAGtatatacaatttttatttgtttctaatagGTCTTTTTCTTGCGATAGTTTGTTTATGCAAGGTCAAACAAAGTTCAGGCTATTatcatttcactttttttttttcttgtcatattTTGGAAAGTAGGATGAAGTTTGAGGGAGATACAGTTGCGAAATAGCAGCCAACACACTGGTCCACAGACTCGTCTCTTTCTACCACTACAATGTTGTCTGCTCTCTGATCCAATGTCACCTCCACTTAGAGACATAGATTTCTGACTCACTTGTCTCTCTTTGTCATTAATATTGTGTTCACCATCCTAGGCACTACATTAACTACTGCTTCCTTCCCTGAACATTGGTCCTCTGGAATTCCTTTCCTGTTGCTACCAACTTCTGACTGCTCACGAGGAACATTGTGTTCATCTCATTAAACCCACTAAAAAGCCAATGCAGAGAGGTCTGCCCTGTTTATCTAGTCGGTGTTTCTAATTTTGGGATGAGGAATTGGAAACTGTTTTCTTTCTACTATCTTATTAGCTTACTGAAAGTCTCAAACCTGCAgagtgccattttttttttggtgttgtaTCTATtggtaaaattaaaattgttggAACCCGTTACTACCTCACATCTAGCAACAGTAAATTATTCATTTACTCTTTACATGCTCAAAGGGCAGTTTTCTGTAGTCTTAACCTCTCTCTTCTACACAAACTCAAAAGTAGCCCATGTGGTAgtttaatttgctagaaatagcagggatCACAATATATTCTAAGGCCTGTGGCATACCAATCAGCCATGCTAACAAATTGGCCCttgatagtttctttttttttgtatatcagggaaatttaattttattaaaaaaattttcatttcacaAATTTCTGAAGAGTGAATTACAGCTAAATGTTATTTACACATTTGATTCTTAATTTGTGTACTTTTTCTGATATGTTACAAATTTTCGTGTGAATCCTTCATTCGTCCAATAGCATGCACtcactcaataaataaatttagaatagCAAGCACTAACAGACAGTGTTTGAATTTATGAAGAATTACATTGGCATTATGTTGACCTAACTTATCCACATAAAGGTCTTCAGTTTATTGTATAGGTACATATCAGAAGATTTTGTAACTTTATATGACTGAATTGGGAATGCACTAGTATGAACTGGAAAAAATCATATTGAAAAATTACTGGGGTTTCTTTTCCattgacatatatttgtatattttagtatTAATAATTGTATACACAGTTGAACAAAggcaggggagagagagagatagtatctacaaaagaaaatgaaaattatatgctgaattgaaaaaagatatattttgattaaaatggaacaaaatttgaatttttaagaattttgtaGACAACGGAAACTTTtagtaattgctttcttttagttaCACAATTCCAATCCAAATAATTAAAAGCAGTTTTTTTCTATTGTAGTATAAATGCCTAGTATAAAATGACATCTAGTTTAAAGTTTACCATATTGGGATAGCATTCTTGATTTTGTTCACTTTTAGATGAAAATTTTTCAGCTTCTCATGCTCAGAGAATATTTCTTAAGGTATCGTTTATGACATCCTTTCAACTGCTACATTGCAATTATTTGATGATATATTTCTGGCTGGCCGATTTTTCTAGTATACctcatatttaaattttgttacaaAATATTCAGTTTCTTGCCCAAATCAGCATGTCATGGTTGAATGTAAAATAGCTAATAATTCAATGTTACATGAAGTCATAACTATAGATTTTTGTTTGTAatcattaaattttgaatttgaatttttcattttgttaagtATGTCCATCAGTAATGTTAAGTTATTCCCCAAGTCTACTTTAAAGCAGATTTTGAGCCTCCATACACAGAAGTACTTTCCATTGAATCTTAGAATAGAAAATTTCTTGTCATTATTTTCACCAATCATGTTGATATTAATGTagctatataaaaaaatgaaaaaaaaaaaagaaaaaaaaatttcatgcacTCAGAATCAAAATTCCCTGTATTGAAGCCTACATTATGATTATTTTCTTCATAGGGCAATTTTGCTCTCTTATATGACTTATTTCCAGCTCTATGTAGTCTATTATTCTTAATGGATTTGTTGCTTTTAAAATTAGCGTTTTCCTTGAATGTTTTATGTATTGGTCTTACAAGCTGTCAAATATTACTTTTTATTGGTCCTCTTTTGTGACGTTTATTGCTTAAAATGTTTTCCCTATCTTGTATTGTTGTGTTTAAGGAAAGGCATTGTTAGTTATTTGGAGTTGTAGGAGTTCTAGGAGTTCTAAACctggcatttatatattttagaacaaTATGATATTGATAAGTACTTGTTGCTTACTGGTATTCTGTTGTGCTCTGACAACATTAATTTCAGAATAGTAATCTTTTACACTAATCCATGAGAAATAGTTGAACATGAGGTAAACCAATTAACAAGTAATGCCTGGACCTAGATATATAAAATGAGTTCaatttaaatttatgtaatattcaattaatttctaatatattctttattcttgttCTAATCCAGTCAAGACACAACCTTGGATCTCTGGGGGATGTTAGTAGACATAGTTATAGATCTGAAAAGTCCCGAGCATCTTCCCAAGATTCTATTGACAAACCAACTGGCAGAACCGTGAGAGGCCGAAGGGATCCACATTTTCAAGCCAGAGTCCAAGATTCTGACTTTGATGACAAAAGTGACAGTTCCAGGAGTCGAGATACCAGAGATGGACATAGTCTCCCTGGTGAAAGGTTTCAAAGTGCACCTAGAGGCGCACCTAGGGGAATGCCTAGAGGCATGCCTAGGGGTATGCCTAGGGGTATGCCAAGGGGTATGCCAAGAGGTATGCCTAGGGGCATGCCTAGAGGAGCACCTAGAGGGGCACCAAGGGGTATGCATCCTCATGGTTCAGCTCCACCATTTGATCATAGTTATCAACCTCAAGGAAATAGAGGTGGTCAAATGCGATTTCATTCTCAGCCTGGAAATCAATCTCATCATAGAGAAAGAATTGAATACGACCCTCGAGGACGCCATGTTGAAACACATCAGGGTTCAAGGTTTGtaaaatgctttttaattttttcatttgaaCAAATTAACAATGTAAATTAAGTTTAGATATACTGAATTAGAATTATGTAACCCaagataaagttatttttaataataaatcaggactcaaattcatttacatttacAAACTTTCAATGTTTTGAAGGCTACTCTGTTGAAAGTATTTCTTGTGAATATCTTagtctgtatttttatttcatcatcataatcatgtaaCATCTGTTTCTCATACTGGCCTGGAtcggatggcttgacaggatctgatgggtcagAAGACTGCATtgtgttccagtgtctgctttggtatgatttctatggctggattcatTTCTGATGCCAACGGCTTTACagaatgtgctttttttttttatggcaccagcactagtgatgtTGCCATGTAACTCACAAAATTATTTTCTCCTTCAACTGCAATAGGGAAGGaggcagctttatgctaggagaaaAATGTTAAAGTATAGAAGGGGTCAGAACAGAGTTCAtgttgtagaggagatatatggctacACATTATATAAGAGTGGGAGGAATTGGTGGGGGACTGGAAAGAAGAAATTGTTGGTTATGAGGTGTTATGGTGGATGTTcaaagtatgatgatgatgaatagaagtGTGTGTGGGTAGAAGAGGGTGTATGGGTAGGTAGATTGGTGGGAGGGgacgagttgattacattgacccaagtgtttcactggtacttagtttaacaactctgaaaggatgaaagcaaagttgaccccagcagaatctgaactcagaatgtgaagacagacaaaatgcttagctgcattttgtccagcatgctaacgaccctgccagctgatgatgataatacagtaGTGATGAGAATAAAGGAGATGATGTCTGGGTGGGTGCGAGTGCAGAGTCAGACATAATGAGAGATATGTGGTGATaggtttttgtttcttctccaaGGCCCCTAAGTAAATAgtcttgtataaatatatctggtttttgttaaaaaatatttgaagattaaAATTTCTTAGAAGGAAggtcatcttcatttaacatctttttttccatgctggcatgttgGGCCAATATGTCAAAatcgtaaaataaaatataatttgtaaaacaaagtattagaattttaaaatggtttttgttGATCCACACATAGATTCAAGAGATTGCGTAAATCCATGATTAATAATTGACAAACATTTGACGTGTATGTTTTATCCATTctgcattaaataaaatatattgtgatcTGAAAAGCAAATGTCTTGATTACAACCTGCCTACTGTACATTCAACCTTTAACCTtctaattattctgtcaaatgtaatgcttatttattcagatagCTTTGAGATCTTGATGGTGTgactattttgaaaatgatgttggataggtgtgagaggctggttctGGCCAATTTGGACATAAAATGGGTAGGATGTGGAAAGTGTAAATGTTAAAGGTGATTAAATCTAATGAACTTCTTTCTAGGGAGTTTTAAAGCCAAAACTATTTTAGAGTCTAATTAATGATAACTAACTTTCAATAATTCTACTTTTTATTTATAGTCTTCATCTCATGCAAGACTGAATCTTTCCCCATCTTAAGTGATAACAAGCTAAAGATagacaataaatatttgtattaatacagCAGTCCTCTTTCTTAAGGATATCCTCCATACCAAATTATTTAGGAGTGCAAAGAAAAGACAGTACAGACCAATGTTGAGGGAAGGGAACTTGGATCTTAGTATATCTAATCTAAAGAGACCCACACTGTCACAAATGCCAGCACTGTCTTATGATCCCATCAGACCATGAAACAATTTGTCTGGTCCACTTGTTTTGATCCTTTACTAAAGAGAAAGGTTTTTCATACATGCCTGATAAAGTCAAGGTTCACTTGTTTAATATTGACATTTCCTGGCAAACTCAATTAGCTTATCCAGTAGGGGTCTCACTAGTAAGGGATAAAAGTCTATATCAAATTGTGTATATCTAGCTTTATACCTGTCATTTATATTCTTAAACAAGTTTATAACAGTGTTGCTATTGACTCAGTACCATAGTTTAGTAGTTTCCATAATTCTAttaagagagaagactatgctgATATAGTAATGAAATgggtatgaatgaggacagccaCTAAAAGAAAGTTAAAGGCTGAATGTACAGTAGTCAGGTTGTAATCAAGACACTTGATTTTCAgatcacaaaatatttaatgtggAGGGAAGCTGtgaaaggggtagacccaggaagacatggcatgaagtggtgagaaaaggTCTTTAGATGCTGGGCCTCACGgaagagatgacaagggaccaggactGATGGCAATTTGTTGTAATTggaaagacacatcaagctaattAAAATTgaggccatccatacatacaggcatgtcccttTTTAGCCATGGCTTCCACTCCCTCTCCCAGCTGAAAGTTCGTCTTGCAggtaccagtgccatgtaaaatgcacttgtgctgacGGCACATAAAATGTACCAGCAcactgaagtggttggcatttcgtccaacccatgctagcatggaaagcggacgttaaacgatgatgatgatgatgatgatctagcaGTAAagatgccaaaacagacaattggagtctggacagctcttcagctaaccagctcctgtcaaaccatccaatgcacgccagcaaagaaaacagatgttaaatgatgatgagtaattttttttttggggggggggctattAAACTTATTTCAGTTCTTGCTGGGTTTGCAGGTGGGCTTCTTGCTAAAATTAGGTTTGTgatctttttaaagttataaaaGCTTTCCTTTTAGGTAAGCACTCTAACCTATCttcaattttacttcttttagcaAAGAATTTAGTGTCATCATTAATGCTTTTATAGCTATCTATATTGGCTTTCTTACATTTAGTGGAGGTACTATTATGTAGATCATTATTGATTTCATACAAGTTATTAGTTTTagagttttttttaaagtttctaatATCAGATTTTTTAGTTAGACATTAAATTTCGTAAGTACTATAACCCTTTCAAGTTTAAGATTGCTTTCAAAAGGGGGCTAAATATTTCCCTGTATGTGGGTATTTATAGGTCTTTAAgccatgggtttttttttttgctagtggGTGATACAAGCTTGCCCATCTGTTGTACTaccagaagcaaaaaaaaacttatagtagtttatattttaaattttgtcagagtggttggcgttaggaagggcatccagctgtagaaactctgccaaatcagattggggcctggtatagccatccggtttcaccagtcctcggtcaaatcgtccaatcccatgctagcatggtaagcagacgttaaacgatgatgatgatgattaaatatttatttctcactggatGGAGAAGGACTTTTGTTGTTCTCACTAATAATGGAACAGTACACTACACACAGTTATAATACATTAGTTTAACTGCCAATGAAAGCATTCAAACTAGTTATTAAATGGTTCTATTTAAGGTGGAGTAGTATATTATCAGTTATCAGTTTCTACCATGGTTTTAAACAGCTCACATAGATTctattgtttccatttttttgtaaTTCTAGTATTAGGATGTTGGACACCTGTTTTAGCTATTAGAAAATTGCTGTGTAAATGAATTAGCAAGATGGTTCATGAATAagattgattaaaaattattGGAAAGTCCTTTTTCTTTAGTATTGGGATGTTTGTTTCCACTCTTTAGCTCTGCTAAACAAATTCAAATAAATGGTTACTAAATAACATTTTCAAACTAACAGACATTATTACAAGCCTGTTGCATTATGATTCGAGTgattttatttctgaaaacttcttttttctttaatttgcagGCAACCTACTTCTTCAGATGATTCCAGAGATATAAAAGTTGATACATCCTCTGAGTCAGAAATTtaaaagaatcacaagacaatgtttttattaaattttatttagtttcatacTTTTTAATGGGAATTTAAATACATTACCCACCACCATATTATACACCCCCCtccaaaaaacaatatatattgacCATTGTGTAAtgcagatattttatataatcaaatataaaagcagtgtaaatattttttttactctctcaaTATTTTAAgcaacttttctttcaaacactttcctaaaacctgaaaaatattatattcaagGATATTTGGAAGTTTTTGCTGTGAATTTATATAATTtgagaacatttaaaaaaaaaaaattaagtcttcaaacaaaaacattgaagtgtgtgtgtatatacacacacacacacacacacagtttttcaTGCAATCATATATTACATAACAATGTGAACATTTTTTGATCACATGACACTTGAATTTATTAAATTCTGTGAAACAGTATGTagacatatctttatattttcatgacaatttatatttttataacttcatCTGAAAATAATCATCAAATTCAAAAtgcattaaattttctttctaaatatcgGTCCTGGTTATATTTCCT
This region of Octopus bimaculoides isolate UCB-OBI-ISO-001 chromosome 6, ASM119413v2, whole genome shotgun sequence genomic DNA includes:
- the LOC106867453 gene encoding uncharacterized protein LOC106867453 → MGKDLDMDTLTAYSHYLHGRIKEQLNSLNIGPGRFYFLSAVSFFILGLICMIVGILVITLRHRHVYLINFDYKFLGPGFIVIFILCFGIGTHLLVHAKEVTNKYRRKLRFRALGEYGVAVLHVSQIQKKEQQGHDLKSGHLQHVVSPTPRGTSRHNLGSLGDVSRHSYRSEKSRASSQDSIDKPTGRTVRGRRDPHFQARVQDSDFDDKSDSSRSRDTRDGHSLPGERFQSAPRGAPRGMPRGMPRGMPRGMPRGMPRGMPRGMPRGAPRGAPRGMHPHGSAPPFDHSYQPQGNRGGQMRFHSQPGNQSHHRERIEYDPRGRHVETHQGSRQPTSSDDSRDIKVDTSSESEI